In one Streptomyces sp. T12 genomic region, the following are encoded:
- the dcd gene encoding dCTP deaminase has translation MLLSDKDIRAEIDAGRVRIDPYDESMVQPSSVDVRLDRYFRVFENHRYPHIDPSVEQADLTRLVEPEGDEPFILHPGEFVLASTYEVITLPDDLASRLEGKSSLGRLGLVTHSTAGFIDPGFSGHVTLELSNLATLPIKLWPGMKIGQLCMFRLSSPAEFPYGSERYGSRYQGQRGPTASRSFKNFHRTQV, from the coding sequence GTGCTTCTCTCAGACAAGGACATCCGGGCCGAGATCGACGCCGGGCGGGTACGGATCGATCCCTACGACGAATCCATGGTGCAGCCGTCGAGCGTCGATGTGCGGCTGGACCGCTACTTCCGGGTGTTCGAGAACCACCGGTACCCGCACATCGACCCCTCCGTCGAGCAGGCTGACCTGACCCGGCTCGTGGAGCCCGAGGGCGACGAGCCGTTCATCCTGCACCCCGGGGAGTTCGTTCTGGCCTCTACGTACGAGGTCATCACGCTCCCCGATGATCTTGCCTCCCGGCTGGAGGGGAAGTCCTCGCTCGGGCGGCTCGGGCTGGTCACCCACTCCACCGCCGGGTTCATCGACCCGGGGTTCAGTGGCCATGTCACCCTCGAGCTCTCCAACCTCGCCACCCTGCCGATCAAGCTCTGGCCCGGCATGAAGATCGGCCAGCTGTGCATGTTCCGGCTCAGCTCGCCCGCCGAGTTCCCGTACGGGAGCGAGCGGTACGGGTCCCGGTACCAGGGGCAGCGCGGGCCGACCGCCTCCCGGTCCTTCAAGAACTTCCATCGGACTCAGGTGTGA